One genomic region from Campylobacter concisus encodes:
- a CDS encoding tyrosine-type recombinase/integrase has translation MKYPLDCKDNFENSFIFWLTRYVKFKLSSLSNKELRDPKALASVNFALSREIKNIDQLDGLVKSARNAGLTGINTYFNPLKKIYETMKFYELSSLKQIDEELLSEILASTTGGLSDASKKNYRISVINFFAFLDKQNEEDGKAHVFDINLKNWGGVSGNKGQKLPEFMGEDEVKKFLDAIEESDFKQNSNRNKLIIKTIIFTGIRVSEALNLKRKDITEDGDLFIIRIRGKGNKYRIVMIKRHLIEAHLNAIAINYINKEGYLFINKKGTRLTQAYVSRIVEQILFKAGIRKEKNGAHMLRHTFATMLYKKQKDLVLVQEALGHASLNTSRIYTHFDSDKLKLAAKVAEDLAGE, from the coding sequence TCATTTATATTTTGGCTCACTCGCTACGTCAAATTTAAACTTAGCTCACTTTCAAATAAAGAGCTTAGGGATCCAAAGGCACTTGCAAGTGTAAATTTCGCTCTAAGCCGCGAGATAAAGAACATTGATCAGCTTGATGGCTTGGTAAAAAGCGCGAGAAACGCAGGACTTACTGGCATAAATACCTACTTTAATCCACTTAAAAAAATATATGAAACGATGAAATTTTACGAGCTTAGCAGCCTAAAGCAGATCGATGAAGAGCTACTAAGCGAAATACTAGCTAGTACAACTGGCGGACTAAGCGATGCTAGTAAGAAAAATTACCGCATCTCAGTGATAAATTTCTTTGCGTTTTTAGACAAACAAAACGAAGAGGATGGCAAGGCCCATGTTTTTGATATAAATTTAAAAAACTGGGGCGGAGTGAGCGGTAACAAAGGGCAAAAGTTGCCTGAGTTTATGGGCGAAGATGAGGTCAAAAAATTTCTAGATGCGATCGAAGAAAGTGACTTTAAGCAAAACTCAAATCGCAATAAGCTCATAATAAAAACGATAATTTTTACTGGCATTCGTGTGAGCGAGGCTCTAAATTTAAAGCGAAAGGACATCACTGAAGATGGCGATCTTTTTATCATTAGGATCCGAGGCAAAGGTAACAAATACCGTATCGTTATGATAAAACGTCACCTAATAGAAGCTCATCTAAATGCGATCGCAATAAATTATATCAACAAAGAAGGCTATCTTTTCATCAATAAAAAAGGCACCAGGCTTACGCAGGCTTATGTTAGCCGCATAGTTGAGCAAATTTTATTTAAAGCTGGCATCAGAAAAGAGAAAAATGGTGCCCACATGCTGCGCCATACCTTTGCAACGATGCTTTACAAAAAGCAAAAAGACCTTGTTTTGGTACAAGAAGCTCTTGGGCATGCAAGCTTAAATACCTCAAGAATTTACACTCACTTTGATAGCGACAAACTAAAACTTGCTGCAAAGGTAGCTGAAGATTTAGCGGGAGAGTAG